A region from the Methanofollis liminatans DSM 4140 genome encodes:
- a CDS encoding fibrillarin-like rRNA/tRNA 2'-O-methyltransferase has product MIRIGGVLVSPGEGGVYGERMIGSYRVWDPRRSKLAALALLGSEIDLAPEMRVLYLGAANGTTVSHVADYVEVVYAVEFAPRPMQDLLEVCRRRRNIVPIMADAGRPERYAGIVEEVDLLYMDVAQPDQAGIALRNLRFLRKGGTLVLMLKTRSVDVTQSPQDVLEETVRTLTAGGLSIRETRWLEPYHRDHAAIVCEAIK; this is encoded by the coding sequence ATGATCCGGATCGGCGGCGTCCTCGTCTCCCCGGGCGAGGGAGGCGTCTACGGCGAGCGGATGATCGGGAGCTACCGGGTCTGGGACCCCCGCCGCTCGAAGCTCGCCGCCCTCGCCCTGCTGGGAAGCGAGATCGATCTCGCCCCTGAAATGCGGGTGCTCTACCTGGGGGCGGCGAACGGCACCACCGTCTCCCATGTGGCCGACTATGTGGAGGTGGTCTATGCGGTCGAGTTCGCCCCGCGCCCGATGCAGGACCTCCTGGAGGTCTGCCGGAGGCGGCGAAACATCGTCCCGATCATGGCCGACGCCGGGCGGCCCGAGCGCTACGCCGGGATCGTGGAGGAGGTGGACCTGCTCTACATGGACGTGGCGCAGCCCGACCAGGCCGGGATCGCCCTGCGGAACCTCCGTTTCCTGCGGAAGGGCGGCACCCTCGTGCTGATGCTCAAGACGCGCAGCGTCGACGTCACGCAGAGCCCGCAGGACGTCCTCGAAGAGACGGTCCGCACCCTCACGGCCGGGGGGCTTTCTATCAGGGAAACCCGGTGGCTTGAGCCCTATCACCGGGACCATGCGGCGATCGTCTGCGAAGCCATCAAATAG
- a CDS encoding DUF1614 domain-containing protein, with the protein MGRCIFNPFSLIMMAFLFAVLIFLIPLLFLSVIGGAFAKLGFQPWTVLLILLFTLFGSLVNIPLTTVQSGPVRMEKTYNPFYGWVYRIPEVAPETTVAINLGGALIPLLISLYLMAESVILSGGYTILALALVGTLVVTLVTNRVARPVPGLGIATPFFVPPLAALIVALILSGFAGGSTVAVIAAPVIAYISGTLGTLIGADLLNLRRLGELGAPVVSIGGAGTFDGVFLTGVLAAFLA; encoded by the coding sequence ATGGGCAGATGCATCTTCAACCCGTTCAGCCTCATCATGATGGCGTTCCTCTTCGCCGTCCTCATATTTCTCATTCCGCTGCTGTTCCTGAGCGTCATCGGGGGGGCGTTTGCGAAACTCGGCTTTCAGCCGTGGACCGTTCTTTTGATCCTCCTCTTCACGCTCTTCGGCAGCCTCGTCAATATCCCGCTCACCACCGTCCAGAGCGGGCCGGTGCGGATGGAGAAGACCTATAATCCCTTTTACGGCTGGGTCTACCGCATCCCCGAGGTGGCGCCGGAGACGACGGTGGCGATCAACCTGGGCGGGGCGCTGATCCCCCTCTTGATCTCGCTCTACCTGATGGCCGAGTCGGTGATCCTCTCGGGCGGCTATACGATCCTGGCGCTGGCGCTCGTCGGCACCCTGGTCGTGACCCTGGTCACCAACCGGGTGGCGCGGCCGGTGCCTGGCCTCGGGATCGCCACGCCTTTCTTTGTGCCGCCGCTGGCCGCCCTGATCGTGGCGCTCATCCTCTCCGGGTTCGCCGGCGGATCAACGGTCGCCGTGATCGCCGCCCCGGTCATCGCCTATATCTCGGGCACGCTCGGGACGCTCATCGGCGCCGACCTCTTGAACCTCCGCCGTCTCGGCGAACTCGGGGCGCCGGTGGTGAGCATCGGGGGCGCCGGGACTTTCGACGGCGTGTTTCTCACCGGCGTGCTCGCTGCGTTTCTTGCGTGA
- a CDS encoding NOP5/NOP56 family protein: MERYWFGEIEGGQCRPIAADPAAVARRLEELRPSLLRPDWTLAQSCGVVEDRAGYIALLGRSCIELARAQVATELSGPDVELLQMVRTLDETDHVVNLLLERAVDWQAVLDPGFTRKYRQGGKALAGRIRRSPSPALRQVGAEIESLGEMRTRLMREVSRRADQVMPNTSALVGGLVAARLMAEAGGLLALARMPAGTIQVLGARTALFSHIRGGAPSPKHGVIFQHRRVHNAGKEVRGRVARVLAAKLAIAARIDLYRGELDPAFIDRAQARIDAAGVEG, translated from the coding sequence AGGAGCTTAGGCCCTCCCTCCTGCGGCCCGACTGGACGCTGGCGCAGTCCTGCGGCGTGGTGGAGGACCGGGCCGGCTACATCGCCCTGCTCGGCCGCTCGTGCATCGAGCTGGCGCGGGCGCAGGTGGCGACCGAGCTCTCGGGTCCCGATGTCGAGCTCCTGCAGATGGTCAGGACGCTCGACGAGACCGATCATGTGGTCAACCTCCTGCTCGAACGCGCCGTCGACTGGCAGGCCGTCCTCGACCCGGGGTTCACGCGAAAGTACCGGCAGGGGGGCAAGGCGCTCGCCGGGCGGATCCGGCGGAGCCCGTCGCCGGCTCTCAGGCAGGTCGGCGCCGAGATCGAGAGCCTCGGGGAGATGCGGACGCGGCTGATGCGCGAGGTCTCCCGCCGGGCCGATCAGGTCATGCCCAATACGAGCGCCCTGGTCGGCGGGCTGGTGGCGGCGCGGCTGATGGCCGAGGCCGGGGGGCTTCTGGCGCTGGCCAGGATGCCGGCCGGGACGATCCAGGTGCTCGGAGCGCGGACGGCTCTGTTCTCGCATATCCGCGGCGGGGCGCCGTCCCCGAAGCACGGTGTGATCTTCCAGCACCGGCGGGTCCATAATGCGGGCAAAGAGGTGCGGGGCCGGGTGGCGCGGGTGCTGGCGGCGAAACTCGCGATTGCCGCACGGATCGACCTGTACCGCGGGGAGCTCGACCCTGCATTCATCGACCGGGCACAGGCGCGCATCGACGCCGCGGGGGTGGAGGGATGA
- a CDS encoding TIM barrel protein — MDRPYRIGAGVRIDDEETFAALAARYHEGRIDHIQVQIIPGDERSFRDHLDLIADAGVQVVIHAPHHAHGVNPCAPTAYDDRSPAEIETWIELALAQTAEAADRTGADKIVLHTGRYLPGRREEAEATFAAFLDDHFDPRFILENLPSVYADYPLLGNEAADLVALGGGRIRGFCLDFPHLFCTANYLSRPFADLLAPFGGLDLRLFHLSNSRRGSITDEHLLIDHPEGGLDFGVIVPFIAAHPGTHVSLEYKENDPRVYDRQVAVFDTIFRRWNTPGAGAL; from the coding sequence ATGGACCGGCCGTACAGGATCGGCGCAGGTGTGCGCATCGACGACGAAGAGACTTTTGCAGCCCTTGCCGCTCGCTATCACGAAGGAAGGATCGACCACATCCAGGTCCAGATCATCCCCGGGGATGAGCGGTCGTTCCGGGATCATCTCGACCTGATCGCAGACGCCGGGGTGCAGGTCGTCATCCACGCCCCGCACCACGCCCACGGGGTCAACCCCTGCGCACCGACGGCCTACGACGATCGCTCCCCTGCAGAGATCGAAACCTGGATCGAACTGGCCCTCGCACAGACGGCCGAAGCGGCCGACCGGACCGGCGCCGATAAAATCGTCCTCCACACGGGGCGCTACCTCCCGGGCCGGCGGGAAGAGGCCGAGGCGACCTTCGCCGCATTTTTGGACGACCACTTCGACCCCCGCTTCATCCTGGAAAACCTCCCCTCGGTCTACGCCGACTACCCCCTCCTCGGCAACGAGGCAGCGGACCTCGTCGCTCTCGGCGGCGGGCGCATCCGCGGCTTCTGCCTGGACTTCCCGCACCTCTTCTGCACGGCAAACTATCTCTCCCGCCCCTTCGCCGATCTCCTCGCCCCCTTCGGCGGCCTCGACCTCAGGCTCTTCCACCTCTCCAACAGCAGGAGAGGCTCGATCACCGACGAACACCTCCTCATTGACCACCCTGAAGGAGGGCTCGACTTCGGCGTGATCGTCCCCTTCATCGCCGCGCACCCCGGCACCCACGTCAGCCTCGAGTACAAAGAAAACGATCCCCGGGTCTACGACCGGCAGGTGGCCGTCTTCGACACCATCTTCAGGCGATGGAACACCCCGGGCGCGGGCGCCCTATAA
- a CDS encoding thymidylate synthase, with protein MRVIRAPSLGRAHELVVKMILEKGYVLDTEDGEATAEFEETAITVDDPFAEPMASGRSRFGRRFLDSYADALLHGSDSVFEYDYHGRLFDWGQGLTCGGAEVHADQIAYIVKKLREAPESRRAVAITWNPPVDETLHDCPCLQLVQCVVRDGKLQMKVVFRSNDMLSAAGANMFALAHLQKAIADKLEIPCGAYTHISLVPHVYYRRDINDIPPFCKEGTEIAPIPEVCRACGRCARSRQV; from the coding sequence ATGAGAGTGATCAGGGCCCCCTCCCTCGGACGGGCGCACGAACTGGTGGTGAAGATGATCCTGGAGAAGGGATATGTCCTGGACACCGAGGACGGCGAGGCGACGGCGGAGTTCGAAGAGACGGCGATCACGGTGGACGATCCCTTCGCCGAACCAATGGCGAGCGGACGCTCGCGCTTCGGGCGCCGGTTCCTCGACTCCTACGCCGACGCCCTCCTCCACGGCTCGGACTCGGTCTTCGAGTACGACTACCACGGCAGACTCTTCGACTGGGGGCAGGGGCTCACCTGCGGCGGTGCAGAGGTCCATGCCGACCAGATCGCATACATCGTCAAAAAACTGCGCGAGGCCCCGGAGAGCCGGCGGGCCGTTGCGATCACCTGGAACCCGCCGGTGGACGAGACCCTCCACGACTGCCCCTGCCTCCAGCTCGTCCAGTGCGTCGTGCGCGACGGCAAACTCCAGATGAAGGTGGTCTTCAGGAGCAACGACATGCTCAGCGCCGCCGGCGCAAACATGTTCGCCCTCGCCCACCTGCAAAAGGCGATTGCAGACAAACTCGAGATCCCCTGTGGGGCCTATACCCACATCTCCCTGGTGCCGCACGTCTATTACCGGCGGGACATAAACGACATCCCCCCGTTCTGCAAAGAAGGCACTGAGATCGCTCCGATCCCCGAGGTCTGCCGGGCGTGCGGACGGTGTGCGCGCTCGCGCCAGGTCTGA
- a CDS encoding AMP phosphorylase: MKLTTKSIDIENRGVLLHAGDAREISVRDGDRVEVKNHITGESVSAFVDTTASLIPQGVIGIYRPTQVRIDVLEGAEVEVRAADRPATLDFIRKKMDGLRLGKEETLAIIRDVVDDVLSPSELTAYIVATYTNPLDMDEVEHLTRAMVETGEQLHFPSYPIVDKHSIGGVPGNKISLLIVPIIAAAGLKIPKTSSRAITGAAGTADLMEVLAPVAFSALEVQQMTEKVGGVIVWGGATNIAPADDRFITVEYPFKIDARGQMLASVMAKKFAVGANLVAIDIPVGEHTKVPNADEGRKLAREFIDLGERLGMRVECALTYGESLVGHTIGPKLEAREALAVLEGATEPTSLIQKSLSLAGILLEMSGKAAPGQGYAVAQEILSSGRALEKMKQIIEVQGGDPSVTSAGIVPGEHQFVVNAPATGYVVELNNKALISLARAAGAPQDRGAGVYIHAKKGTQVRSGEPIFTVYADRKWRLQKALEEGRRLMPVVVEGMLIDRVPSRHWGVGGDVHGA; the protein is encoded by the coding sequence ATGAAGCTTACAACCAAATCGATCGATATCGAGAACCGCGGCGTCCTTCTCCATGCCGGCGACGCCCGGGAGATCAGCGTGCGGGACGGCGACCGCGTGGAGGTGAAGAACCACATCACCGGCGAGTCGGTCTCCGCCTTTGTCGATACCACGGCCTCCCTGATCCCGCAGGGCGTGATCGGCATCTACCGGCCGACACAGGTGCGCATCGACGTCCTGGAGGGCGCCGAGGTGGAGGTGCGGGCGGCCGACCGTCCGGCCACCCTCGACTTCATCAGGAAGAAGATGGACGGCCTGCGCCTCGGCAAGGAGGAGACCCTGGCCATCATCAGGGATGTGGTGGACGACGTCCTCTCGCCGAGCGAACTCACGGCATACATCGTCGCCACCTACACCAACCCCCTTGACATGGACGAGGTCGAGCACCTGACCCGGGCGATGGTGGAGACCGGCGAGCAGCTCCATTTTCCCTCGTACCCGATCGTGGACAAGCACTCCATCGGCGGGGTGCCCGGGAACAAGATCAGCCTCCTGATCGTCCCGATCATCGCTGCCGCCGGGCTCAAGATACCGAAGACCAGTTCCCGTGCGATCACCGGTGCCGCCGGAACGGCAGACCTGATGGAGGTGCTTGCCCCGGTGGCGTTCTCCGCCCTCGAAGTGCAGCAGATGACCGAGAAGGTCGGCGGCGTGATCGTCTGGGGCGGGGCGACGAACATCGCCCCCGCGGACGACCGGTTCATCACCGTCGAGTACCCCTTCAAGATCGATGCGCGGGGGCAGATGCTCGCCTCGGTGATGGCGAAGAAGTTCGCGGTGGGTGCGAACCTGGTCGCCATCGACATCCCGGTCGGGGAGCACACGAAGGTGCCGAACGCCGACGAAGGGCGGAAACTGGCGCGGGAGTTCATCGACCTCGGCGAGCGCCTGGGGATGCGGGTGGAGTGTGCCCTCACCTATGGCGAGTCCCTGGTCGGGCACACCATCGGGCCGAAGCTCGAGGCGAGAGAGGCCCTCGCCGTCCTGGAAGGGGCGACCGAACCGACCTCGCTCATCCAGAAAAGCCTCTCTCTTGCCGGCATCCTGCTTGAGATGTCTGGCAAGGCAGCGCCGGGGCAGGGCTACGCCGTGGCACAGGAGATCCTCTCCTCGGGCCGGGCACTTGAGAAGATGAAGCAGATCATCGAGGTGCAGGGCGGCGACCCATCGGTGACCTCGGCCGGTATCGTCCCGGGCGAACACCAGTTTGTCGTAAACGCCCCGGCGACCGGCTACGTGGTGGAGTTGAACAACAAGGCCCTCATCAGCCTCGCCCGCGCCGCCGGGGCCCCGCAGGACCGTGGCGCCGGGGTGTACATCCACGCGAAGAAAGGGACGCAGGTGCGGAGCGGCGAACCGATCTTCACCGTGTATGCCGACCGGAAATGGCGCCTCCAGAAGGCGCTCGAGGAGGGCCGGCGGCTCATGCCGGTCGTCGTCGAGGGGATGCTCATCGACCGCGTGCCGAGTCGGCACTGGGGCGTGGGGGGTGATGTGCATGGCGCATAA
- a CDS encoding MEMAR_RS02690 family S-layer glycoprotein produces the protein MKSTSKMMVIAAVLLLAAAMLVMPASAARVVANGGTVFDYETGLDLSGFVPAADQLAKYTDDDPTKGQIYSIPLGTPNNLNLIDVDMQGNYGTYYVVSSINPVTKTGDKIYIRDPSVAFNIVLAADESSSIAGKTVTKTTPVYFKFTATEVGTYLPTATVNVEIVTPGGGTIRQIGAQNFMGHILSAPTTFWGAKTPIDISTLEAGTYTAKAVWATPTGFADYATDSSSVSFTVASKEISIVSNKENVVRNNPFVVTVTGDSKKDYFLYIKDASLAAVNQYPAIKVGQPGVRIIDVPFVAADTTPAATVASVTLVNNERAKIGGVPVASTAAVVNTNAGGTRSVEFATTATTDDKTFTIKIVDPADSSKYDEVKVKIEEGEVTITAEGAGSYYLGEEVKLSGTNTDSDNVYLFMTGPNLGTDLNGVQLDNLGLDASAGNYVVRAVESDDTWEYRWDTAALANTGSILDAGTYTIYATSNNVDSNALFVSKNRLSGVKYQTFSVVFKAPYLSLNDIGAVVAKGDKLKITGIAEGKPDQVRIWIFGKNYRNLGATATVEDDGSFEYTLERADTKALATGQYFVVVQHPMTDGIFNVIPFPIAGQPFRIQNADGNFIDLGSLAASEAATALVEALNSPNCDDTYRKVSFNLEEAWIRIDAIGDKAVGDKFTITGTTNLAVGNDLTVDVTSASFAATTKDQATSFSGASGTVVVAEGTDYNTWSFSVDASGFKADQYSVEVESIDADVTTTTTFNVLEAVATTVPATTAPVTTAPATTVPATTAATTPVSQPGFGALISLVGLGAVAFLVMRRN, from the coding sequence ATGAAGAGTACATCTAAGATGATGGTTATCGCCGCAGTGCTGCTCCTTGCCGCTGCGATGCTGGTTATGCCGGCGTCCGCTGCAAGGGTTGTAGCGAACGGCGGAACCGTCTTTGACTATGAGACTGGTCTCGACCTCTCCGGCTTCGTGCCGGCCGCCGACCAGCTCGCAAAGTACACCGACGATGACCCGACCAAGGGTCAGATCTACTCGATCCCGCTCGGAACACCGAACAACCTCAACTTGATCGACGTTGACATGCAGGGCAACTATGGCACCTACTATGTCGTATCGAGCATTAACCCGGTGACGAAAACGGGAGACAAGATTTACATCCGCGACCCGAGCGTCGCCTTCAACATTGTTCTTGCGGCTGACGAATCTTCGTCCATCGCCGGCAAGACGGTGACCAAGACCACACCTGTCTACTTCAAGTTTACCGCTACTGAGGTCGGCACGTACCTCCCGACCGCCACCGTGAACGTCGAGATCGTCACCCCCGGCGGCGGTACTATCCGCCAGATCGGAGCGCAGAACTTCATGGGTCACATCCTGAGCGCCCCGACGACCTTCTGGGGAGCAAAGACCCCTATCGACATCAGCACCCTTGAGGCAGGCACCTACACCGCAAAGGCCGTCTGGGCTACCCCCACGGGCTTTGCCGACTACGCCACCGACTCGAGCTCCGTGAGCTTCACCGTCGCCTCGAAGGAGATCTCCATCGTTTCCAACAAGGAGAACGTTGTCAGGAACAACCCCTTCGTCGTGACCGTCACCGGTGACTCCAAGAAGGATTACTTCCTGTATATCAAGGACGCCAGCCTTGCAGCGGTCAACCAGTACCCGGCCATCAAGGTTGGTCAGCCTGGTGTGAGGATCATCGATGTTCCCTTTGTTGCTGCTGACACCACCCCTGCAGCTACCGTGGCATCTGTTACCCTCGTTAACAACGAGCGTGCAAAGATCGGCGGTGTACCCGTCGCCTCCACCGCAGCTGTTGTCAACACCAACGCCGGCGGCACCCGCTCTGTCGAGTTCGCCACCACTGCCACCACCGACGACAAGACCTTCACGATCAAGATCGTCGACCCGGCTGACTCCTCCAAGTACGATGAGGTGAAGGTCAAGATCGAAGAGGGCGAAGTCACCATCACCGCCGAGGGCGCAGGCTCCTACTACCTCGGTGAGGAAGTCAAGCTCTCCGGCACCAACACCGACAGCGACAACGTCTACCTCTTCATGACCGGTCCGAACCTCGGCACCGACCTGAACGGCGTTCAGCTGGACAACCTCGGCCTCGACGCCTCTGCCGGCAACTATGTTGTCCGCGCGGTCGAGTCCGACGACACCTGGGAATACCGCTGGGACACCGCGGCTCTTGCGAACACCGGCTCTATCCTTGACGCCGGCACCTACACGATCTACGCGACCAGCAACAACGTCGACAGCAACGCTCTCTTCGTCTCCAAGAACCGCCTGTCCGGCGTGAAGTACCAGACCTTCTCGGTCGTCTTCAAGGCGCCCTACCTCTCGCTCAACGACATCGGTGCCGTTGTTGCGAAGGGTGACAAGCTGAAGATCACCGGTATTGCGGAAGGCAAGCCCGACCAGGTCCGGATCTGGATCTTCGGCAAGAACTACCGCAACCTTGGCGCTACCGCCACCGTTGAGGACGATGGCTCCTTCGAGTACACCCTCGAGCGCGCCGACACCAAGGCCCTGGCCACCGGCCAGTACTTCGTCGTGGTCCAGCACCCGATGACCGACGGTATCTTCAACGTCATTCCGTTCCCGATTGCGGGCCAGCCCTTCAGGATCCAGAACGCTGACGGCAACTTCATCGACCTCGGCAGCCTCGCTGCCTCTGAAGCCGCCACCGCCCTTGTTGAGGCGCTCAACTCGCCGAACTGTGACGACACCTACCGCAAGGTTTCCTTCAACCTCGAAGAAGCCTGGATCAGGATCGACGCTATCGGCGACAAGGCCGTCGGCGACAAGTTCACGATCACCGGCACCACCAACCTCGCGGTCGGCAACGACCTTACCGTTGACGTGACCTCGGCGTCCTTCGCCGCCACCACCAAGGACCAGGCGACCTCGTTCTCCGGCGCCTCCGGTACCGTGGTTGTTGCTGAGGGCACCGACTACAACACCTGGTCATTCTCCGTTGACGCCTCTGGCTTCAAGGCAGACCAGTACTCCGTTGAAGTCGAGTCGATCGATGCCGACGTGACCACGACCACCACCTTCAACGTGCTCGAGGCCGTCGCCACCACCGTCCCCGCGACCACTGCACCCGTGACCACCGCTCCGGCGACCACCGTCCCGGCGACCACCGCTGCCACCACCCCGGTCTCTCAGCCCGGCTTTGGCGCGCTGATCTCCCTGGTCGGCCTCGGCGCTGTTGCGTTCCTGGTCATGCGCAGGAACTAA
- a CDS encoding carboxypeptidase regulatory-like domain-containing protein, with amino-acid sequence MAHKVLRTLLLAILALALFCSAVQAVTLTVTVKDYESGSYLSGASVYVSGTYVGKTGSSGTFDYSHSLKSDFTLRVTKSGYEDWSDVIDYDDTSVTVRLEPDTVDLEVTVYDADTVQPISGIRVTVTAKGSGSVESERTNSAGKAVFDVDASETYTVAIDADDYESLEREVDMDGESRSVQFWLYPAGRFAFKVLDAQDHSPIAGAEISVGGTVKGVTGSEGTLATVLDQGRSYQVKVTHTSYQEYLQEVYVGEDAVVTDIFLKKATYPVFISVFDEETRPVEGAAVTVDGASAGVTDRYGRLSLGQMVGGSHTVAVKADGYTSWEGTCTPAATGADLAVELAYVPVSLSVLTENADHAALSGVSIGVNGASQGVTAADGRLALSLKPGTYNISGSREGYLTAYADRTLAVGSSGESAILTLKPEGPAPIVVGAAALLLVVLLLAGVVVTRRIRMAGRRRRPGQKSF; translated from the coding sequence ATGGCGCATAAGGTCCTGCGCACTCTTCTCCTCGCCATCCTCGCCCTTGCCCTCTTCTGCTCTGCAGTGCAGGCGGTGACCCTCACGGTCACGGTGAAGGACTACGAGAGCGGTTCGTATCTCAGCGGGGCATCGGTCTATGTCAGCGGGACCTATGTCGGCAAGACCGGTTCATCCGGGACGTTTGACTACTCTCACTCCCTCAAATCGGACTTCACCCTCCGGGTGACAAAGTCCGGGTACGAGGACTGGTCTGATGTGATCGATTACGATGACACCTCGGTGACGGTCAGGCTTGAGCCTGATACCGTGGACCTTGAGGTGACCGTCTACGACGCCGATACCGTCCAGCCGATCAGCGGGATCAGGGTGACGGTCACCGCAAAGGGGAGCGGGAGCGTCGAATCGGAGCGGACGAACTCTGCCGGAAAGGCGGTCTTTGACGTCGACGCGAGCGAGACCTACACGGTGGCGATCGATGCCGACGATTATGAAAGCCTTGAACGGGAGGTCGATATGGACGGAGAGAGTAGGAGCGTCCAGTTCTGGCTCTACCCTGCCGGCCGGTTCGCCTTTAAGGTGCTGGACGCACAGGACCATAGCCCGATCGCCGGTGCCGAGATCAGCGTCGGCGGTACCGTCAAGGGTGTGACCGGGAGCGAGGGGACGCTTGCCACTGTCCTCGACCAGGGGAGGTCGTACCAGGTGAAGGTGACGCACACCTCATACCAGGAGTACCTGCAGGAGGTGTACGTCGGTGAGGACGCTGTCGTCACCGATATCTTCCTGAAGAAGGCCACCTATCCGGTCTTTATCTCGGTCTTCGACGAGGAGACCAGGCCGGTGGAAGGAGCGGCGGTGACGGTCGACGGGGCGAGTGCGGGCGTGACCGACCGCTATGGCAGGCTCAGCCTCGGCCAGATGGTCGGGGGGAGCCATACGGTGGCGGTGAAGGCGGACGGCTACACCTCCTGGGAGGGTACCTGCACTCCGGCCGCCACGGGTGCCGACCTTGCGGTCGAACTGGCCTATGTGCCGGTCTCCCTCTCGGTGCTCACCGAGAACGCCGACCATGCGGCGCTCTCGGGGGTTTCGATCGGGGTGAACGGCGCCTCGCAGGGTGTCACTGCGGCGGACGGCAGGCTCGCGCTCAGCCTGAAGCCCGGCACCTACAATATTTCTGGCTCTCGTGAAGGATACCTGACCGCATATGCGGACCGCACGCTGGCGGTCGGGTCGTCCGGGGAGTCGGCGATCCTGACGCTCAAGCCCGAGGGGCCGGCGCCCATCGTTGTGGGGGCGGCCGCCCTCCTCCTGGTCGTCCTCCTGCTTGCCGGCGTGGTCGTCACCCGCAGGATCAGGATGGCCGGGCGCCGCCGGCGGCCCGGGCAGAAGAGTTTCTAG
- a CDS encoding nucleotidyltransferase family protein, translating into MHRIIAEKMSEIIEICRRHRVKTLELFGSAAGENFDPERSDLDFIVAFEPMPPADHADAYLDLALDLEALFARPVDLVETAPIKNPYFLKAIEESRVPVYAAP; encoded by the coding sequence ATGCACCGGATCATCGCAGAGAAAATGTCGGAGATCATTGAGATTTGCCGGCGTCACCGGGTAAAAACTCTCGAACTCTTCGGTTCAGCGGCCGGGGAGAATTTCGACCCCGAAAGGAGCGATCTCGATTTTATCGTCGCCTTTGAGCCCATGCCGCCTGCCGACCATGCTGATGCCTATCTTGACCTCGCACTGGACCTCGAGGCGCTGTTCGCCCGCCCCGTCGATCTGGTGGAGACGGCGCCCATCAAAAATCCCTATTTTCTGAAGGCGATCGAAGAATCGAGGGTACCTGTGTATGCCGCACCGTGA